The sequence GACGTCAGCGTCAACACCCGCAGCTTCTACCGCACGGTCAACACCAACATCGAGTCGGTGAACTCCCAGGCGCAGACGATCGTGTCCCGGCGCAGTGCCCTGGATGCGACCCGGGCCGGCTACGAGGTGGGCACCCGCAACATCGTGGAAGTACTCGATGCCGAGCGGAACTACTACGAAGCCCTGCGGGACTACGCCAACGCCCGTTACGACTATGTGGTGAACACCCTGAACCTGAAGCTGACCGCCGGCACCCTGAGCCCGCAGGACCTGGTGGACCTGAACCGCTGGCTCAGCGCCTCCGCACCCGGCATCGAAGCAATTGCCGACGAGAGCAAGACCGTCGATCCTATGCAGGATCAGTAAACGGAAACCACGGCATCCCCCAGGTTCAGTCGAGCTTGGCGAGGATGCCGTTGACCACCTTCTCCAGAGCTCCCCGATTGGCGTCCACCACCGCCAGTGCATGGCGTCCCAGCGCCTCGCGCCGGGCCTCGTTTTGCAAACAGTCGGCCACCGCCGTGGCCAGCTCCCCACTGTCGCCAACCCGGACCAGCGCCTCGCCGCGCTCCAGGCGGTCGTAGATATCGTCGAAGTTGAACACATGCGGTCCGGTCATCACCGGCATGCCCCAGGCCGCCGGCTCCAGCGGATTGTGCCCGCCCCGCTCGATCAGCGACCCGCCCACGAAGGCCACATCCGCAACGCCGTAGAGCAGCATCAACTCTCCCATGGAATCGCCCAGGTAGACCTGGCAATCGTGGTTTACGGTACCGGATGAACGGCGCAGGAGATTGAATCCCTGCTGCCCGACCAGATCCGCCACATCGTCGAACCGCTCCGGATGGCGCGGCACCAGGATCAGCAAGGCATCGTCCATCCGCTCGCGAAGGCGGGCATGGGCCTCGAGAATCTGGCGATCCTCGCCGTCGTGGGTACTGGCCGCGATCCAGACCGGCCGCTCCCGCCCCAGGGCCTCGCGCAGGGCCGCCGCCTGCTCGCGCAGGGCCTCGGTAACGCGCACGTCGAACTTGATGCTGCCGGTCACCGATACGCCATCCTCTTCAGCACCGATATCCACAAAACGGCGGGCATCACTGCTGGCCTGGGCGGCGATCCAGTTAATCTGCTGCAACAGGCGGCGGCTGGCATGGCCAAAGCGCTTGTAGCCCCGGGCGGAGCGTTCAGACATGCGCGCGTTGACGAGGAAGATGGGCGTCTGCGCCGCGGCGGTTTCATAGATCATGTTGGGCCACAGCTCGGTTTCCATGATCACCAGTGCCTCGGGCCGGGCACGCCTCAGGAAGCGGCGCACCGAACCGGGCGTATCGTAGGGGGAGTAGGCGTAACGCACCTTGTCCCCGAACAGTGCCTGCGCCCGCGCCCGACCGGTGGCCGTCATCGCGCTCATCAGCACGGTGACATCCGGGCGGCGCGCCAGCAGGGTTTTGATCAGCGGCGCCGCGGCGATGGTTTCCCCCACGGAGACCGCGTGCACCCAGATGACCGGACCCTCGACCGACGGAATCAGGCCGATCCGGTCCTGCCAGTGCTTCAATGCGTCCGGGGACCGTCTGCCAAACCACCACAGGCGTATCAGCACAAACGGCAGGATCAGACGAAAGGTCACGGAATAGACAAAACGAAGCATCGGAACTCCAGGCCGGAATCAGGATTGGCGGCGATTCTAACGAATCGTGCCGCACATTACGCCCCTCCACACCCCGTCTCCGGAGTGACAGCAACAGCATAGACCACCCGTGCGCCGCCGTTATCAAGACGTTGCCCGGCTAAATGCCGGATTTGCTGATAAACTTTCGCCGATGACTGAATCGACCGGAGCCGATGTGAGTTCGACGAAAACCAGGAAACGCAAACGCGTCCGCGACACGGACCTGTCCCATTACCGGCATCCACGCTGGTGGCCCACCTGGCTGTCCATTGGGCTGATCTGGCTGCTGTCGCGACTGCCCATGCGACTGCAGTGGGCGATCGGCAAACTGATCGGCGAGCTGGCCTACCGCACCCTGTCCAGCCGCCGCCACATCACCCGCACCAACATCGACCTGTGCTTCCCCGAGCTGGGCGCCGCCGAGCGCGAGGCCCTGGTCCGCAAGTCGTTCCACTCCAACGGCATTGGTGTCATGGAAATCGGCCTGGCCTGGTTCCGCAACCCGGAAGACCTGCGCCCCATCACCCGCGTGCATGGCCTGGAACACGTCGATGCCGCCCTCGCCCGGGGCAAGGGCATCCTGCTGCTGGGCGGGCATTACAGCACGCTGGACCTGGGTGGCAGCCTGGTGTGCATGTTCATTGAGGCGGACGTGATGCAGCGCGATCACAACAACCCGCTGATGAACGCCATCATGACCCGGGCCCGGGAACGGCGCTACGGCGTGGCCCTGGACAGCAAGGACCTGCGCGGCCTGTTCCGGCGCCTGAAGGCCAACCGCATCGTCTGGTACGCCACCGACCAGGATTACGGCCGTAAGGGCATCGTCTTCGCGCCCTTTTTCAATGTGCCGGCCGCCAGCATCACCGCCACCGCCCGCATCGTCGAACGCAGCGACTGCGCCGTGATCCCGTTCAGCCACTTCCGGAGCGAGGATGGCATCGGTTACGACATCTATTTCCACGCTCCGTTCGAGGAATTTCCCTCCGGGGATGACCTGGCCGATGCCACACGCATCAACCAGACCATCGAGCGTGAGATCCGCAGGCACCCGGACCAGTACCTGTGGATGCACCGCCGCTTCAAGACGCGGCCATCGCGGGACGATCCGGGGTTCTACCGCAAACGCAAAAAGCGCAAGAAGCGATCATGAGTGAACGCGCGCCGCCGATCGTCTGGTGCCTGCACGACGACCGCCCCGGTCACCAGAGCCAGTTGCGGGGCCTGACCAACCGGTTGCAGGCCCTGGCCGGCGCGCGCGTTTACTGGATCGACGCCAGCGCCATAAGAGTCAGCCGCTGGCGGGCCTGGCTGGGGCGGGCGCCGATCATGCCAGATCCAGCGCTGGAAAGTCCCGACTGGATCGTTGCCGCCGGCAGCGGCACCCATCGGCTGCTGCTGTCCCTGCGTCGGCGGGCTCGCACGGTGGTGCTGATGCGCCCGGGTTTCCCGCGACGCTGGGTGGATTACGCCATCATCCCGGCCCACGATCGGCCGCAGGCCGACGGCCGTACGCTGGTCACCGTCGGAGCCCTCAACACCATGACGCCCATGGCACGACTGTCGCAGAAGCGTCACGGCCTGATGCTGATCGGCGGGCCGTCCAAACATTTCGCTTGGAATGCGGACTCGATACTGGACCAGGTGGACCGACTTCGCACAGGCTATCCTCAGTGGCACTGGACCGTCTCATCCAGCCGCCGTACACCGGAGGAGGTTATCGTGGCACTCAGGAGCCGAGCCGGGGCGCACTTCACCTTCAGGGATCATCGCGACA comes from Marinobacter bohaiensis and encodes:
- the waaA gene encoding lipid IV(A) 3-deoxy-D-manno-octulosonic acid transferase, producing the protein MLRFVYSVTFRLILPFVLIRLWWFGRRSPDALKHWQDRIGLIPSVEGPVIWVHAVSVGETIAAAPLIKTLLARRPDVTVLMSAMTATGRARAQALFGDKVRYAYSPYDTPGSVRRFLRRARPEALVIMETELWPNMIYETAAAQTPIFLVNARMSERSARGYKRFGHASRRLLQQINWIAAQASSDARRFVDIGAEEDGVSVTGSIKFDVRVTEALREQAAALREALGRERPVWIAASTHDGEDRQILEAHARLRERMDDALLILVPRHPERFDDVADLVGQQGFNLLRRSSGTVNHDCQVYLGDSMGELMLLYGVADVAFVGGSLIERGGHNPLEPAAWGMPVMTGPHVFNFDDIYDRLERGEALVRVGDSGELATAVADCLQNEARREALGRHALAVVDANRGALEKVVNGILAKLD
- the lpxL gene encoding LpxL/LpxP family Kdo(2)-lipid IV(A) lauroyl/palmitoleoyl acyltransferase, giving the protein MSSTKTRKRKRVRDTDLSHYRHPRWWPTWLSIGLIWLLSRLPMRLQWAIGKLIGELAYRTLSSRRHITRTNIDLCFPELGAAEREALVRKSFHSNGIGVMEIGLAWFRNPEDLRPITRVHGLEHVDAALARGKGILLLGGHYSTLDLGGSLVCMFIEADVMQRDHNNPLMNAIMTRARERRYGVALDSKDLRGLFRRLKANRIVWYATDQDYGRKGIVFAPFFNVPAASITATARIVERSDCAVIPFSHFRSEDGIGYDIYFHAPFEEFPSGDDLADATRINQTIEREIRRHPDQYLWMHRRFKTRPSRDDPGFYRKRKKRKKRS
- a CDS encoding ELM1/GtrOC1 family putative glycosyltransferase: MSERAPPIVWCLHDDRPGHQSQLRGLTNRLQALAGARVYWIDASAIRVSRWRAWLGRAPIMPDPALESPDWIVAAGSGTHRLLLSLRRRARTVVLMRPGFPRRWVDYAIIPAHDRPQADGRTLVTVGALNTMTPMARLSQKRHGLMLIGGPSKHFAWNADSILDQVDRLRTGYPQWHWTVSSSRRTPEEVIVALRSRAGAHFTFRDHRDTHSLWLSHALADSRACWITPDSVSMVYESLTAGIPTGVFDLSPRDGSRVAHGVTQLLDEHRVAPFAQAPSIMTEGAAQPEPLWEADRAARWLLSQADGARP